In a single window of the Bacillus clarus genome:
- a CDS encoding MbtH family protein: protein MTNPFENEKYMYKVLKNEEGQYSLWPAFLDVPIGWKIVHEEDSRQVCLEFVELNWSDMEPNKSRFSESILVGK from the coding sequence ATGACGAATCCGTTTGAAAATGAAAAGTACATGTATAAAGTGTTAAAGAATGAGGAGGGCCAGTATTCTCTCTGGCCTGCCTTTCTTGATGTACCAATTGGTTGGAAAATCGTTCATGAAGAAGATAGTAGACAGGTATGCTTAGAATTCGTCGAATTAAACTGGAGTGATATGGAGCCAAACAAAAGTCGCTTTAGTGAAAGTATTCTGGTAGGAAAATAA
- a CDS encoding MDR family MFS transporter has product MNVKINPKIVVSIVYITAMFMAAMDATIVNVALRTISQELQVPPSAMGTVNVGYLVSLAVFLPISGWLGDRFGTKRVFLTALLVFTIASALCGFANDITSLNIFRIIQGAGGGLLTPVGMAMLFRTFSPEERPKISRFIVLPVAVAPAIGPIISGFFVDQLSWRWAFYINLPFGIVVLLFGLLFLVEHVETTAGRLDLPGFILSAPGFAMLIYALSQGPSKGWSSPEIIGTGVGGMILITLFIIVELRVQQPMLDLRLLKDPLFRNMSLISLFSAAGLLGMLFVFPLMYQNVLHASALETGLTTFPEAIGLMVASQLVPWSYKKLGARKLISTGLVGSAIIFVLLSFVNHETNPWMIRMLLFGIGVFLGHSVGAVQFSAFNNIQPASMGRATTIFNVQNRLGSAIGVAILASLLAGFGSDSVSESGSIESSIVSYQIALIGAAVFLFIALLFALRIRDQDAMSKGNNKPLPTVKEVREKEVVNE; this is encoded by the coding sequence ATGAATGTAAAGATAAATCCAAAAATAGTTGTTAGTATCGTTTATATTACGGCTATGTTTATGGCCGCAATGGATGCGACGATTGTAAATGTCGCTTTGCGAACGATAAGTCAGGAATTACAAGTTCCACCTTCCGCGATGGGGACAGTAAATGTTGGATATTTAGTGAGTTTAGCAGTATTTCTTCCGATTTCGGGCTGGCTAGGAGATCGCTTTGGAACGAAGAGAGTATTTTTAACTGCCCTTTTAGTATTTACAATTGCATCTGCTTTGTGCGGGTTTGCGAATGATATTACTTCATTAAATATATTTCGTATTATACAAGGGGCTGGGGGAGGTCTTTTAACACCTGTCGGTATGGCGATGTTATTTCGCACATTCTCACCAGAGGAAAGACCGAAGATTTCTCGTTTTATCGTATTACCAGTTGCTGTTGCACCAGCAATTGGTCCTATCATTAGTGGTTTCTTTGTAGATCAATTGTCTTGGCGTTGGGCATTTTATATTAACCTACCATTTGGAATAGTTGTATTGCTATTCGGACTTCTATTTTTAGTAGAACATGTTGAAACAACTGCTGGTCGTTTGGATTTACCTGGTTTTATCCTTTCAGCACCAGGATTTGCAATGTTAATATACGCACTCAGTCAAGGGCCATCCAAAGGCTGGAGTTCTCCAGAAATCATTGGCACTGGAGTCGGCGGAATGATCCTTATTACATTGTTTATTATTGTAGAACTAAGGGTACAACAACCAATGCTAGATTTACGTTTATTAAAAGATCCATTATTCCGAAACATGAGTCTCATTTCATTATTTTCAGCTGCAGGTTTACTCGGAATGCTATTTGTATTTCCGCTTATGTATCAAAATGTATTACACGCATCCGCATTAGAAACAGGGCTTACAACGTTTCCTGAAGCAATTGGACTTATGGTTGCTTCTCAGCTTGTGCCGTGGTCATACAAAAAATTAGGAGCGCGTAAGCTAATTTCTACGGGATTAGTTGGATCGGCAATTATATTTGTCTTATTGAGTTTCGTGAATCATGAGACGAATCCATGGATGATTCGAATGTTATTGTTTGGTATTGGAGTTTTCCTTGGACATTCAGTAGGAGCTGTGCAATTTTCCGCTTTTAATAACATTCAGCCCGCTTCAATGGGAAGAGCAACTACTATTTTTAATGTGCAAAATCGATTAGGTTCAGCGATCGGTGTCGCGATTTTAGCTAGTCTTTTAGCTGGTTTTGGAAGTGATAGTGTCAGTGAATCGGGGAGTATAGAATCAAGTATAGTATCTTATCAAATTGCATTAATCGGTGCAGCGGTATTTTTAT